A window from Gallus gallus isolate bGalGal1 chromosome 5, bGalGal1.mat.broiler.GRCg7b, whole genome shotgun sequence encodes these proteins:
- the DICER1 gene encoding endoribonuclease Dicer isoform X2: MKSPALQSLSMAGLQLMTPASSPMGPFFGLPWQQEAIHDNIYTPRKYQVELLEAALDHNTIVCLNTGSGKTFIAVLLTKELSYQIRGDFNKNGKRTVFLVNSANQVAQQVSAVRTHSDLKVGEYSSLEVTESWTKEKWSQEFSKHQVLVMTCHVALTVLRNEYLSLSNINLLVFDECHLAIQDHPYREIMKICEDYPSCPRILGLTASILNGKCDPAELEEKIKKLEKILKSNAETATDLVVLDRYTSQPCEIVVDCGPYTDKSGLYGRLLRELDEALHFLNDCNISVHSKERDSTLISKQILSDCRAVLVVLGPWCADKVAGMMVRELQKYIKHEQEELHRKFLLFTDTFLRKIHALCEEHFSPASLDLKFVTPKVIKLLEILRKYKPYERQQFESVEWYNNRNQDNYVSWSDSEDDDEDEEIEEKEKPETNFPSPFTNILCGIIFVERRYTAVVLNR; the protein is encoded by the exons atgaaaagcCCTGCTTTGCAATCCCTCAGCATGGCGGGACTGCAGCTCATGACCCCTGCTTCCTCCCCAATGGGTCCATTTTTTGGACTACCGTGGCAACAAGAAGCAATTCATGATAACATTTATACGCCAAGAAAATATCAG GTTGAACTGCTTGAAGCAGCTTTGGATCATAATACAATAGTCTGTTTAAACACTGGCTCAGGGAAGACTTTTATTGCAGTACTACTCACTAAAGAGCTGTCCTATCAGATCAGGGGGGATTtcaacaaaaatggaaaaagaactgTGTTCTTGGTCAACTCAG caaatcaAGTTGCTCAGCAAGTGTCAGCTGTCAGGACACATTCAGATCTTAAAGTGGGAGAGTATTCAAGTTTAGAGGTAACTgaatcatggacaaaagagaaatggagtCAGGAATTCTCTAAGCATCAG gtTCTGGTTATGACATGTCATGTTGCTTTGACTGTTTTGAGAAATGAGTATTTATCCCTGTCAAATATTAATCTACTGGTGTTTGATGAGTGCCATCTTGCAATCCAGGACCATCCATACCGTGAAATTATGAAG ATCTGTGAGGATTACCCATCTTGCCCTCGAATCTTGGGATTAACTGCTTCCATTTTAAATGGGAAGTGTGATCCTGCTGAGttagaagaaaagataaagaaactggagaaaataCTAAAGAGCAATGCTGAAACTGCAACTGATTTGGTGGTCTTAGATAG ATATACTTCTCAGccatgtgagattgttgtagacTGTGGACCATATACTGACAAAAGTGGATTGTACGGAAGACTATTAAGGGAATTAGATGAAGCacttcattttctaaatgaCTGCAACATATCTGTACATTCAAAGGAAAGAGATTCTACGTTAATTTCTAAACAG ATATTGTCAGACTGTCGAGCTGTGTTGGTTGTTCTGGGACCCTGGTGTGCAGATAAGGTAGCTGGGATGATGGTGAGAGAGCTACAGAAGTATATCAAACATGAGCAAGAGGAGCTGCACAGGAAATTTTTATTGTTTACAGACactttccttaggaaaatacatGCACTCTGTGAAGAGCATTTCTCACCTGCCTCACTTGACCTGAAATTTGTAACTCCAAAAGTAATAAAGCTGCTTGAAATCTTGCGCAAATACAAACCATATGAACGGCAGCAGTTCGAAAGTGTTGAATGGTATAACAATAGAAATCAGGATAATTATGTATCATGGAGTGATtctgaagatgatgatgaagatgaagagattgaggagaaagagaagccaGAGACTAATTTCCCATCTCCTTTTACGAATATTTTATGTGGAATTATTTTTGTGGAAAGAAGATACACAGCAGTTGTTCTAAATAGGTAa